One window from the genome of Garra rufa chromosome 1, GarRuf1.0, whole genome shotgun sequence encodes:
- the LOC141339223 gene encoding SLA class II histocompatibility antigen, DQ haplotype D alpha chain-like, which yields MELYCILIMFAVIINAGTQVVHQNTFITGCSDTEKEYMNEFDGEELYHADFITQKGVITLPDFADPSTFEGFYENAVANVETCKNNLNVMKKAVHNPSEKIDPPVTSIYSKDVVDLDVENSLICHVTGFFPPPVNISWTKNNEIVTEGMSLSQYRLKSDGTFIIFSTMTFTPAEGDIYSCTVYHKSIEGQPMTRTWEVEVAVPSVGPAVVCGMGLFLGLLGVAAGTFFLIKGNNCN from the exons ATGGAGCTTTATTGCATCCTTATTATGTTTGCTGTAATTATCAATGCTGGCACTCAAG TTGTGCACCAGAACACTTTTATCACGGGATGTTCTGATACCGAGAAAGAGTATATGAATGAATTTGATGGAGAGGAACTGTACCATGCAGACTTCATTACACAAAAAGGAGTAATAACACTGCCTGATTTTGCAGATCCTTCGACCTTTGAAGGATTTTATGAGAATGCTGTTGCTAACGTAGAGACCTGCAAAAATAACCTAAACGTCATGAAAAAAGCCGTCCACAACCCAAGTGAGAAAATAG ACCCACCAGTCACATCCATCTATTCAAAAGATGTTGTGGATCTGGATGTTGAGAACTCCCTCATTTGTCATGTGACTGGATTCTTCCCTCCACCTGTCAATATCTCATGGACTAAGAACAATGAAATAGTGACAGAGGGTATGAGTCTGAGCCAGTATCGCCTAAAGAGTGACGGCACCTTCATCATCTTCTCCACTATGACATTCACACCTGCTGAAGGAGACATTTACAGCTGTACTGTGTACCACAAATCTATTGAGGGCCAACCTATGACCAGAACATGGG aAGTGGAGGTCGCTGTGCCAAGTGTTGGTCCAGCAGTGGTCTGTGGAATGGGTCTGTTTCTGGGGCTGCTGGGAGTTGCTGCTGGAACTTTCTTTCTCATCAAAGGAAACAACTGTAACTGA
- the LOC141339181 gene encoding H-2 class II histocompatibility antigen, I-E beta chain-like, which produces MSLPKLFSFHLISTLSAFFGTAGGLYYYMTNDCIYSTKDYSDMVYLNSYSFNKDVYVQYNSTLGKYVGFTEHGVKTAERWNNDEAIMRDAKAAVDTLCKHNAQIDDSTITYKSVKPKVMLSSVKQASGTHPAMLLCSAYNFYPEKIKVYWMRDGKVVTSDVSSTMEMADGDWYYQIHSELEYTPKSGEKISCVVEHASLTQPMIYDWDPSMSESDRNKIAIGASGLVLGIIIAAAGLIYYKKKSAGRILVPN; this is translated from the exons ATGTCACTGCCAAAACTTTTTAGTTTTCATCTTATATCGACGCTGTCTGCATTTTTTGGAACAG CTGGTGGGCTTTATTATTACATGACTAATGACTGCATCTATAGTACCAAAGATTATAGCGACATGGTTTATCTTAATTCATATTCCTTCAATAAAGATGTGTATGTACAGTACAACAGCACTCTGGGAAAGTATGTTGGGTTCACTGAGCATGGAGTGAAAACAGCAGAGAGGTGGAACAATGATGAGGCCATCATGCGGGATGCGAAAGCAGCAGTGGACACACTCTGCAAACATAATGCTCAGATCGATGACTCAACTATCACTTATAAATCAG TCAAACCGAAGGTTATGCTCAGTTCAGTGAAGCAGGCCAGTGGCACACATCCAGCCATGCTTTTGTGTAGTGCTTACAACTTCTACCCGGAAAAAATCAAAGTGTACTGGATGAGAGACGGTAAAGTGGTAACCTCAGATGTGTCCTCCACAATGGAGATGGCTGATGGAGACTGGTACTATCAGATCCACTCTGAGCTGGAATACACCCCCAAATCTGGAGAAAAGATCTCCTGTGTGGTGGAGCACGCCAGTTTAACCCAGCCCATGATTTATGACTGGG ACCCCTCTATGTCCGAGTCTGACAGGAATAAAATTGCCATTGGAGCATCTGGTCTGGTTCTGGGAATCATCATAGCAGCTGCTGGACTGATCTACTACAAGAAAAAATCAGCTG GGAGGATCCTGGTACCAAACTAA